One region of Triticum aestivum cultivar Chinese Spring chromosome 6B, IWGSC CS RefSeq v2.1, whole genome shotgun sequence genomic DNA includes:
- the LOC123135442 gene encoding histidine-containing phosphotransfer protein 1 — MAAPMLNQLNTLVAKMFAAGLLDDQFQELQMLQEGSAPDFIDNVVTLFCEDGEHIIGEIAKLLDKPCVDYHKVSRFVHELKGSSACIGAQRVKNSCIQFQQCCQEKSRDGCLNSLDSVRNDFYDVCSMFKPHASDAAGPASPSLNPKL; from the exons ATGGCGGCCCCGATGTTGAACCAGCTCAACACCCTCGTGGCCAAAATGTTCGCCGCG GGTTTGCTGGACGATCAGTTCCAGGAGCTGCAGATGCTCCAGGAAGGGAGCGCCCCAGACTTCATCGACAATGTTGTCACGCTCTTCTGCGAGGATGGCGAGCATATCATCGGCGAGATCGCCAAGCTGCT GGACAAGCCATGTGTGGACTATCACAAGGTGAGCCGTTTTGTGCATGAACTCAAGGGAAGCAGTGCATG TATTGGTGCTCAGAGAGTGAAGAACAGTTGCATTCAGTTCCAACAGTGTTGTCAGGAGAAGAGCAGAGATGG GTGCCTGAACTCACTGGATTCTGTGAGGAACGATTTCTATGATGTGTGCAGCATGTTCAAGCCACATGCTTCAG ATGCAGCTGGGCCAGCGAGTCCAAGCCTTAATCCTAAACTGTAG